The Pieris rapae chromosome 16, ilPieRapa1.1, whole genome shotgun sequence genome includes a region encoding these proteins:
- the LOC110998096 gene encoding annulin isoform X2, with amino-acid sequence MEYIKNLWRQYFGRRHKYIIVPFQPDVVDGTCQGVLAVQGIDFCIETNGENHHTNKFNLMTRDVDRCLVVRRGQAFKLDILLNRPYDARRDAVSFIFYVGDVEKRGPSDDTSAAVPMLEKGSETLGLWNAVYEGQMDSHLIVAVTPSADCIVAAWRIDVDTRLNGGSSLSYTHPLPIYVLFNPWCLNDSVYMPGHSHREEYVQEDGGLMFRGVHNRIKPTPWNYAQYEKDILDCALYLVREIGKIKGRARSDPIRTARALSAAVNVQDDNGVLFGNWGKELSDYSGGNHPLKWVGSLDILQKYYSKKKPVKYAQCWVYAGVLTTICRALGIPCRSVTGYDAAHDSQGSLTIDIIKDEDGNTLEEFTRDSVWNYHVWNEVWMERPDLGPEYGGWQAIDSTPQETSEDVYRCGPASLRAVRDGELQRPYDAAYVFAQVNADKVLWKYSGEIQPLKLMARDTISIGQNISTKAIGKMEREDITTLYKYPERTREERLTMEKALRKSESIFARYYLNDAFNDVIFDFELRDDIKIGQDFTVVLNIKNRSTVDQHNVKGVLRVDTVTYTGVTGDGVKREEFDKVLGPEGKERITLRVTFDDYYKKLVDQASFNIACLATIVDKNFDYFAQDDFRVRNPDIKISIEDKPVSKQEFTVNVKVENPLPIPLKNAKFYIQGPGLDQQLKIELDQNVPPGEFATAQFKITPPWAGRHQISAKFSSKEMHDVDGFLSFIVAPPITNGIPPIDGVESRQL; translated from the exons ATGGAGTACATCAAGAATTTGTGGAGACAATACTTTGGACGACgtcataaatatatcatagTGCCGTTTCAGCCAG atgTCGTCGACGGAACATGCCAAGGTGTCCTGGCAGTGCAAGGCATCGATTTCTGCATCGAGACGAACGGGGAAAATCATCACACGAACAAATTCAACCTCATGACGAGAGATGTTGACAGGTGTCTAGTTGTTCGACGAGGGCAGGCCTTTAAACTTGATATACTGCTAAACAGACCATACGATGCACGTAGAGACGCTGTTTCCTTCATCTTTTATGTGGGAG ATGTCGAGAAGCGTGGGCCGTCTGATGATACATCAGCGGCCGTGCCAATGCTGGAGAAAGGATCAGAAACGCTTGGTTTATGGAATGCCGTCTATGAAGGACAAATGGATTCTCACCTCATAGTGGCTGTGACGCCATCCGCTGACTGCATAGTTGCTGCATGGCGCATAGATGTAGACACTAGGTTGAATGGTGGCAGCTCTCTTAGTTACACACATCCCTTACCGATATATGTTCTATTCAACCCTTGGTGCTTGAATGATAGTGTTTATATGCCAG gtCATAGTCACAGAGAAGAGTACGTGCAAGAAGACGGAGGTCTTATGTTTAGAGGAGTTCATAATCGAATAAAACCAACACCTTGGAACTACGCCCAATATGAGAAGGATATATTAGATTGTGCTCTGTATTTGGTCAGGGAAATTGGAAAG ATCAAAGGTCGAGCGAGAAGTGATCCCATCAGAACTGCTCGCGCCCTGTCCGCAGCGGTAAACGTGCAAGATGATAATGGAGTATTGTTTGGCAATTGGGGCAAGGAGCTAAGCGATTACAGCGGTGGTAATCATCCTCTAAAGTGGGTCGGTTCATTGGACATATTGCAAAAATATTACTCAAAAAAGAAGCCAGTGAAATACGCACAATGCTGGGTTTATGCTGGAGTTCTGACGACga TTTGCAGAGCTTTGGGTATTCCCTGTCGATCCGTCACTGGATATGACGCAGCGCATGACAGTCAGGGtagtttgacaattgacataatcAAGGATGAAGATGGGAATACGTTAGAGGAGTTCACCAGAGATTCAGTATGGAACTATCATGTGTGGAATGAG gTGTGGATGGAACGACCCGACCTAGGCCCGGAGTATGGTGGGTGGCAGGCGATAGACTCGACGCCGCAGGAGACGTCTGAAGATGTGTACCGATGTGGGCCTGCCTCTCTGAGAGCAGTGCGTGATGGAGAACTTCAAAGGCCATATGATGCAGCATATGTTTTCGCACAGGTCAACGCTGATAAG gtgCTATGGAAGTATTCAGGAGAAATACAGCCTCTGAAATTAATGGCGAGAGATACAATATCGATtggacaaaatatttcaactaaAGCAATTGGAAAAATGGAGAGAGAG gACATCACAACCTTGTACAAATACCCGGAACGAACGCGGGAGGAGCGGTTGACAATGGAGAAGGCTTTACGTAAATCTGAGAGTATTTTCGCGAGGTATTACCTGAACGATGCTTTCAATGACGTCATCTTCGACTTCGAGCTACGAGACGATATCAAGATTGGACAGGATTTCACAGTC gtattaaatataaagaatcgGTCTACCGTCGACCAGCATAATGTAAAGGGTGTACTCCGAGTAGATACGGTCACATATACTGGCGTGACAGGTGATGGTGTGAAGAGAGAGGAGTTCGATAAGGTGCTGGGTCCAGAGGGCAAAGAACGTATAACATTGAGAGTCACCTTTGATGATTATTACAAGAAGTTGGTTGATCAG GCGTCCTTCAACATTGCATGTCTCGCAACTATAGTCGACAAAAACTTCGATTACTTTGCGCAAGACGACTTCAGAGTTCGGAATCCGGATATCAAGATATCAATCGAGGATAAACCGGTGTCTAAACAGGAGTTTACTGTCAATGTCAAAGTGGAAAATCCTTTGCCGATACCATTGAAGAACGCCAAGTTCTACATACAAGGGCCAGGGCTTGATCAACAACTTAAGATAGAACTTGACCAG AACGTACCACCTGGTGAGTTTGCAACAGCCCAATTCAAGATCACACCGCCATGGGCTGGCAGACACCAGATTTCAGCTAAATTTTCATCCAAAGAAATGCACGACGTTGACGGCTTCCTTTCCTTCATTGTGGCGCCGCCGATAACAAATGGAATCCCTCCGATAGATGGTGTGGAAAGCAGACAGCTGTAA
- the LOC110998096 gene encoding annulin isoform X1, translating into MGAVKSRLSRCWNSDCGCCGLRGVDSYDLKDLPRPPRLDTSNDVVDGTCQGVLAVQGIDFCIETNGENHHTNKFNLMTRDVDRCLVVRRGQAFKLDILLNRPYDARRDAVSFIFYVGDVEKRGPSDDTSAAVPMLEKGSETLGLWNAVYEGQMDSHLIVAVTPSADCIVAAWRIDVDTRLNGGSSLSYTHPLPIYVLFNPWCLNDSVYMPGHSHREEYVQEDGGLMFRGVHNRIKPTPWNYAQYEKDILDCALYLVREIGKIKGRARSDPIRTARALSAAVNVQDDNGVLFGNWGKELSDYSGGNHPLKWVGSLDILQKYYSKKKPVKYAQCWVYAGVLTTICRALGIPCRSVTGYDAAHDSQGSLTIDIIKDEDGNTLEEFTRDSVWNYHVWNEVWMERPDLGPEYGGWQAIDSTPQETSEDVYRCGPASLRAVRDGELQRPYDAAYVFAQVNADKVLWKYSGEIQPLKLMARDTISIGQNISTKAIGKMEREDITTLYKYPERTREERLTMEKALRKSESIFARYYLNDAFNDVIFDFELRDDIKIGQDFTVVLNIKNRSTVDQHNVKGVLRVDTVTYTGVTGDGVKREEFDKVLGPEGKERITLRVTFDDYYKKLVDQASFNIACLATIVDKNFDYFAQDDFRVRNPDIKISIEDKPVSKQEFTVNVKVENPLPIPLKNAKFYIQGPGLDQQLKIELDQNVPPGEFATAQFKITPPWAGRHQISAKFSSKEMHDVDGFLSFIVAPPITNGIPPIDGVESRQL; encoded by the exons atgTCGTCGACGGAACATGCCAAGGTGTCCTGGCAGTGCAAGGCATCGATTTCTGCATCGAGACGAACGGGGAAAATCATCACACGAACAAATTCAACCTCATGACGAGAGATGTTGACAGGTGTCTAGTTGTTCGACGAGGGCAGGCCTTTAAACTTGATATACTGCTAAACAGACCATACGATGCACGTAGAGACGCTGTTTCCTTCATCTTTTATGTGGGAG ATGTCGAGAAGCGTGGGCCGTCTGATGATACATCAGCGGCCGTGCCAATGCTGGAGAAAGGATCAGAAACGCTTGGTTTATGGAATGCCGTCTATGAAGGACAAATGGATTCTCACCTCATAGTGGCTGTGACGCCATCCGCTGACTGCATAGTTGCTGCATGGCGCATAGATGTAGACACTAGGTTGAATGGTGGCAGCTCTCTTAGTTACACACATCCCTTACCGATATATGTTCTATTCAACCCTTGGTGCTTGAATGATAGTGTTTATATGCCAG gtCATAGTCACAGAGAAGAGTACGTGCAAGAAGACGGAGGTCTTATGTTTAGAGGAGTTCATAATCGAATAAAACCAACACCTTGGAACTACGCCCAATATGAGAAGGATATATTAGATTGTGCTCTGTATTTGGTCAGGGAAATTGGAAAG ATCAAAGGTCGAGCGAGAAGTGATCCCATCAGAACTGCTCGCGCCCTGTCCGCAGCGGTAAACGTGCAAGATGATAATGGAGTATTGTTTGGCAATTGGGGCAAGGAGCTAAGCGATTACAGCGGTGGTAATCATCCTCTAAAGTGGGTCGGTTCATTGGACATATTGCAAAAATATTACTCAAAAAAGAAGCCAGTGAAATACGCACAATGCTGGGTTTATGCTGGAGTTCTGACGACga TTTGCAGAGCTTTGGGTATTCCCTGTCGATCCGTCACTGGATATGACGCAGCGCATGACAGTCAGGGtagtttgacaattgacataatcAAGGATGAAGATGGGAATACGTTAGAGGAGTTCACCAGAGATTCAGTATGGAACTATCATGTGTGGAATGAG gTGTGGATGGAACGACCCGACCTAGGCCCGGAGTATGGTGGGTGGCAGGCGATAGACTCGACGCCGCAGGAGACGTCTGAAGATGTGTACCGATGTGGGCCTGCCTCTCTGAGAGCAGTGCGTGATGGAGAACTTCAAAGGCCATATGATGCAGCATATGTTTTCGCACAGGTCAACGCTGATAAG gtgCTATGGAAGTATTCAGGAGAAATACAGCCTCTGAAATTAATGGCGAGAGATACAATATCGATtggacaaaatatttcaactaaAGCAATTGGAAAAATGGAGAGAGAG gACATCACAACCTTGTACAAATACCCGGAACGAACGCGGGAGGAGCGGTTGACAATGGAGAAGGCTTTACGTAAATCTGAGAGTATTTTCGCGAGGTATTACCTGAACGATGCTTTCAATGACGTCATCTTCGACTTCGAGCTACGAGACGATATCAAGATTGGACAGGATTTCACAGTC gtattaaatataaagaatcgGTCTACCGTCGACCAGCATAATGTAAAGGGTGTACTCCGAGTAGATACGGTCACATATACTGGCGTGACAGGTGATGGTGTGAAGAGAGAGGAGTTCGATAAGGTGCTGGGTCCAGAGGGCAAAGAACGTATAACATTGAGAGTCACCTTTGATGATTATTACAAGAAGTTGGTTGATCAG GCGTCCTTCAACATTGCATGTCTCGCAACTATAGTCGACAAAAACTTCGATTACTTTGCGCAAGACGACTTCAGAGTTCGGAATCCGGATATCAAGATATCAATCGAGGATAAACCGGTGTCTAAACAGGAGTTTACTGTCAATGTCAAAGTGGAAAATCCTTTGCCGATACCATTGAAGAACGCCAAGTTCTACATACAAGGGCCAGGGCTTGATCAACAACTTAAGATAGAACTTGACCAG AACGTACCACCTGGTGAGTTTGCAACAGCCCAATTCAAGATCACACCGCCATGGGCTGGCAGACACCAGATTTCAGCTAAATTTTCATCCAAAGAAATGCACGACGTTGACGGCTTCCTTTCCTTCATTGTGGCGCCGCCGATAACAAATGGAATCCCTCCGATAGATGGTGTGGAAAGCAGACAGCTGTAA